A single window of Dendropsophus ebraccatus isolate aDenEbr1 chromosome 5, aDenEbr1.pat, whole genome shotgun sequence DNA harbors:
- the GJA9 gene encoding gap junction alpha-9 protein, whose product MGDWNFLGVILEEVHIHSTIVGKIWLTILFIFRMLVLGVAAEEVWNDEQSQFVCNTDQPGCKNVCYDQAFPISLIRYWVLQVIFVSSPSLVYMGHAIYRLRVLEKERHKKKAQLKVELEGVEYELTEDRKRLERELRQLEQRKLNKAPLRGSLLCTYIIHIFTRSGVEVGFMVGQHFLYGVQLNPLYKCQRDPCPNVVDCFVSRPTEKTVFMLFMQCIAGVSLFLNILEIGHLGVKKIRKGCLVRYKLKNEFDEFYMNKPKKHSTATHTCIGTCASPQKTLPSAPSNYTLMMEKQHDPTVYPILNPPCGFHPIVDLHPGNSSTCILDEQETKSANEVNAANTAESHFHNSSSNNNENIGKALTSDHKPAKKHPQRKSGFIRSNYSSESTPSMPMGTMTEMPSEDNEDCSKTLYSTVSNAARKTRRISAPWHCSRVNERSAFIQDPIPSTRGRYSFNANRSWAHSRSDLKRSSRPGTPDTIGEQSPERKPYKECDGSVNFSPSRRMSLASNASSRRVPTDLQI is encoded by the coding sequence ATGGGAGACTGGAATTTCCTTGGGGTCATCCTGGAGGAAGTTCATATTCACTCGACAATTGTTGGAAAAATCTGGCTCACCATTCTATTTATATTCCGTATGTTGGTTTTGGGTGTAGCGGCTGAAGAAGTATGGAATGACGAACAATCCCAGTTTGTGTGCAATACAGACCAACCTGGATGCAAAAATGTCTGTTACGACCAAGCGTTTCCAATATCTCTGATTAGATATTGGGTTCTTCAAGTTATTTTTGTGTCTTCGCCATCCTTGGTGTATATGGGCCATGCCATTTATAGACTCAGAGTTCTCGAGAAAGAAAGACACAAAAAGAAGGCTCAGTTGAAAGTTGAACTTGAGGGTGTAGAGTATGAGCTGACAGAGGACCGTAAAAGACTGGAGCGTGAACTGAGACAACTGGAACAAAGGAAACTCAATAAGGCTCCCCTCCGAGGTTCCCTCCTCTGCACTTATATCATACATATATTCACCAGATCTGGGGTTGAGGTTGGTTTCATGGTTGGTCAGCATTTCCTTTATGGAGTTCAACTGAATCCACTTTACAAATGCCAAAGAGACCCTTGTCCCAATGTGGTTGACTGCTTTGTATCGAGACCTACCGAGAAGACTGTCTTCATGCTGTTCATGCAGTGCATAGCCGGAGTTTCTCTGTTTCTTAACATTTTGGAAATAGGACATCTCGGGGTGAAAAAGATCAGGAAAGGATGTTTGGTAAGATATAAATTGAAAAATGAATTTGATGAATTTTATATGAACAAACCTAAGAAACATTCAACGGCTACTCATACGTGTATCGGGACATGTGCCAGCCCACAAAAGACTCTTCCATCCGCCCCCAGCAACTATACATTGATGATGGAAAAACAACACGACCCGACTGTATATCCAATCctaaatcctccctgtggattcCATCCCATTGTAGACTTGCACCCAGGCAACAGTTCGACGTGTATTCTTGACGAGCAGGAAACCAAATCCGCCAATGAAGTCAACGCGGCAAATACAGCAGAAAGCCATTTTCACAACAGCAGCTCTAACAATAACGAAAACATTGGGAAAGCCCTCACATCTGACCATAAACCGGCCAAAAAACATCCGCAACGCAAAAGTGGTTTCATAAGGAGCAATTACTCAAGTGAGAGTACACCGAGTATGCCGATGGGAACAATGACGGAGATGCCTTCCGAAGACAATGAGGATTGCTCCAAAACACTGTATTCTACGGTTAGCAACGCCGCCCGGAAAACTCGAAGGATCAGCGCTCCATGGCACTGCTCTAGGGTTAACGAGAGAAGTGCGTTCATACAGGACCCGATACCCAGTACCAGAGGACGTTACAGCTTCAACGCTAATAGATCATGGGCACACTCGAGGTCCGATCTGAAGCGGAGTAGCCGGCCCGGCACACCGGATACTATAGGAGAGCAGAGTCCAGAACGCAAGCCATACAAAGAGTGTGACGGCTCCGTAAACTTCTCCCCCAGTCGAAGGATGTCATTGGCAAGTAATGCCAGCAGCCGACGTGTTCCTACCGATCTGCAGATCTAA